A genomic stretch from Haloferax sp. Atlit-12N includes:
- a CDS encoding alpha/beta fold hydrolase, giving the protein MKLRRAIGLAAAGVGLAAATNAALSKRVGPLEPPLSGNHGTYRWRGMDVSYVEAGDEDDPTLVLLHGINAAGSSGEFREVFSALAEDYHVVAPDLPGFGLSDRPALYYSPALYEDFVGDFLAEYDDPAVVASSLTAAYAVAAAERDDVSVSRFVLVCPTSRGGPDPKEWLRELVRAPVVGEALFNVIASRPSIRYFNADHGYYDPEKAGEEWQEYEWRTAHQEGARFAPASFISGYLNTDIDLGEALSALDVPTTLVWGRESDITPLKRGRDLADAADCTLVVFDDAMLLPHVEFPNAFVDTVRDALD; this is encoded by the coding sequence ATGAAACTCCGACGAGCCATCGGACTGGCCGCAGCGGGCGTCGGTCTCGCCGCCGCGACCAACGCCGCCCTCTCGAAACGCGTAGGGCCTCTCGAACCGCCGCTCTCCGGAAACCACGGGACGTATCGCTGGCGCGGCATGGACGTGTCGTACGTCGAAGCCGGCGACGAGGACGACCCGACGCTCGTCCTCCTCCACGGCATCAACGCCGCGGGGTCGTCCGGCGAGTTCCGCGAGGTGTTCTCGGCCCTCGCCGAGGACTACCACGTCGTCGCGCCCGACCTCCCCGGGTTCGGGCTTTCGGACCGGCCGGCGCTGTACTACTCGCCCGCGCTCTACGAGGACTTCGTCGGCGACTTCCTCGCCGAGTACGACGACCCCGCGGTCGTCGCCTCGTCGCTCACCGCAGCCTACGCCGTCGCCGCCGCGGAGCGAGACGACGTGTCGGTCTCGCGGTTCGTCCTCGTCTGTCCCACGTCGCGCGGCGGGCCCGACCCGAAGGAGTGGCTCCGCGAACTCGTCCGCGCGCCGGTCGTCGGCGAGGCGCTGTTCAACGTCATCGCCTCCCGGCCGTCGATTCGCTACTTCAACGCCGACCACGGCTACTACGACCCCGAGAAGGCGGGCGAGGAGTGGCAGGAGTACGAGTGGCGCACCGCCCATCAGGAGGGCGCGCGCTTCGCGCCGGCGTCGTTCATCTCCGGCTACCTCAACACCGACATTGACCTCGGCGAGGCGCTGTCGGCGCTCGACGTGCCGACGACGCTCGTCTGGGGCCGCGAGAGCGACATCACGCCGCTGAAGCGGGGGCGCGACCTCGCGGACGCGGCCGACTGCACGCTCGTCGTCTTCGACGACGCGATGTTGCTCCCGCACGTCGAGTTCCCGAACGCCTTCGTCGATACCGTCCGCGACGCCCTCGACTGA